Proteins found in one Aneurinibacillus uraniidurans genomic segment:
- a CDS encoding zinc-dependent alcohol dehydrogenase: MKAVTYQGPNTVAVNEVADAKIEKSDDVIVRITSTTICGSDLHLYQGNMPLPKGYIIGHEPMGIVEEVGPEVTKVKKGDRVVIPFTVACGHCFYCQHEMESQCDNSNPHYDSGGYFGYTEKFGNHPGGQAEYLRVPFGNFTPFVIPESCELEDESLLFLSDVLPTAYWSVDHAGVKSGDTVIVLGCGPIGLMAQKFAWMKGAKRVIAVDYIGYRLHHAKKINNVEVFDFTEYPDMGEHLKEITHGGADVVIDCVGMDGKKSPLEFIEQKLKLQGGTLGPIQISTKAVRKFGTVQITGVYGGNYNSFPLGAFFSRNIDLKMGQAPVIHYMPELFQKIVNKEFDPTEIITHKLPLEDASHAYKIFNDRKDDCIKVVLKP, encoded by the coding sequence ATGAAAGCTGTAACATATCAAGGACCAAATACTGTAGCGGTTAACGAAGTGGCAGATGCAAAAATAGAAAAAAGTGATGACGTAATTGTTCGGATAACATCTACTACGATTTGCGGATCAGATTTGCATTTATACCAGGGGAATATGCCGTTACCTAAAGGATATATTATTGGTCACGAACCAATGGGAATTGTAGAAGAAGTTGGACCTGAAGTAACAAAGGTAAAAAAAGGGGACCGTGTTGTTATCCCTTTTACCGTTGCATGCGGTCACTGCTTCTACTGTCAGCATGAGATGGAAAGCCAATGTGATAACTCCAATCCTCATTACGACTCGGGAGGATACTTTGGCTACACTGAAAAATTCGGAAATCATCCAGGCGGCCAAGCTGAATATTTAAGAGTTCCTTTTGGAAACTTCACTCCTTTTGTTATCCCCGAATCATGTGAATTAGAAGATGAATCCCTGCTTTTTCTATCGGATGTTTTACCTACTGCTTATTGGAGTGTCGATCATGCTGGAGTAAAATCCGGGGATACCGTGATTGTACTTGGCTGTGGTCCAATTGGATTAATGGCACAAAAATTTGCCTGGATGAAAGGCGCAAAACGTGTGATCGCTGTTGATTACATCGGTTATCGGTTACATCACGCCAAAAAAATCAATAATGTTGAGGTATTTGATTTTACCGAGTACCCTGATATGGGTGAACATTTAAAGGAAATCACTCATGGCGGTGCAGATGTTGTCATTGATTGTGTAGGAATGGATGGAAAGAAATCACCCCTAGAGTTTATTGAACAAAAATTAAAGCTGCAAGGCGGAACGCTTGGACCTATTCAGATTTCTACAAAGGCTGTTAGAAAATTTGGGACAGTTCAGATAACAGGGGTGTATGGAGGAAATTATAACAGCTTTCCATTGGGAGCATTTTTCTCAAGAAATATCGATCTTAAAATGGGACAGGCGCCTGTGATTCATTATATGCCGGAGCTTTTTCAAAAAATCGTGAATAAGGAGTTTGATCCAACAGAAATCATTACACATAAACTTCCCCTCGAAGATGCCAGTCATGCGTATAAAATCTTTAATGACCGCAAAGATGATTGTATCAAGGTAGTTCTAAAACCGTGA
- a CDS encoding transposase: protein MANKAYKFRLYPTQEQEYFLAKTFGCVRFVYNKMLAERKEMYEQFKDDKETIKKQPFPTPAKYKDEFVWLKEVDSLALANAQLNLQKAYKNFFSGRAEFPKFKNRKARQSYTTNVVNGNIMLLDGYIKLPKLKLVKIKQHRKIPSHHIIKSCTISRTKTGKYYVSILTKYEHKPPQKEVQAVVGLDFSMKVLFVESEEGKTANYPRFYRQALEKLAKEQRILSRRKKSSNRWHKQRLKVAKLHERIANQRKDFLHKESHKLAKQYDCVVIEDLNMKGMSQALNFGKSVADNAWGMFTTLLKYKLEEQGKKLIKIDKWFPSSRTCSCCGQVKESLSLSERTFHCDCGSVVDRDWNASINIKREGLRRLA, encoded by the coding sequence ATGGCAAATAAAGCATACAAGTTCCGTTTGTACCCAACACAGGAACAGGAGTATTTTCTTGCAAAAACATTCGGTTGTGTACGTTTCGTCTACAACAAAATGCTGGCTGAACGAAAAGAAATGTATGAGCAATTCAAGGACGATAAAGAAACGATAAAGAAGCAACCGTTTCCGACTCCTGCCAAATATAAAGATGAGTTTGTATGGCTCAAAGAAGTAGATAGCCTTGCATTAGCAAATGCCCAACTAAACCTGCAAAAAGCATACAAAAATTTCTTTTCAGGTCGTGCTGAATTTCCGAAGTTCAAAAATCGTAAGGCAAGACAGTCCTATACAACTAACGTGGTCAACGGTAATATTATGCTTTTGGATGGCTATATCAAATTACCGAAACTCAAGCTTGTAAAAATCAAACAGCATCGAAAAATTCCATCGCATCATATCATTAAGTCTTGTACGATTTCTCGAACAAAAACAGGAAAATACTATGTGTCGATTCTTACCAAATATGAACACAAACCTCCACAAAAAGAAGTACAAGCTGTCGTGGGCTTAGATTTTTCCATGAAAGTCTTATTTGTCGAGAGTGAAGAAGGTAAGACAGCCAATTACCCTCGCTTCTATCGTCAAGCTTTGGAAAAACTAGCAAAGGAACAGCGTATTTTATCACGCAGAAAGAAAAGTTCTAATCGTTGGCACAAACAGCGACTGAAAGTAGCCAAGCTACACGAAAGAATTGCAAACCAACGAAAAGACTTTCTCCATAAAGAATCGCATAAATTGGCGAAACAGTATGATTGCGTGGTGATCGAAGACCTCAATATGAAAGGAATGTCACAAGCCCTCAACTTTGGAAAAAGTGTTGCGGACAATGCCTGGGGCATGTTCACGACACTTCTCAAATATAAGTTAGAAGAGCAAGGGAAAAAGCTGATCAAAATAGATAAGTGGTTTCCCTCATCAAGAACTTGCTCATGTTGTGGTCAAGTAAAGGAGTCGCTATCTCTTTCTGAGCGCACATTCCACTGTGATTGTGGTTCTGTGGTAGACAGGGACTGGAACGCCTCGATCAATATCAAGCGTGAAGGACTGCGACGATTAGCATAA
- a CDS encoding L,D-transpeptidase family protein, translating into MKWIFSVLLVGVMLSFYPSPTFAEKEIYINLWHRTLELQENGKTIKAYRINPDIKTANTLKFQENKNSIKRYRIGSGTKDTPSPVGIFKIINKKKNWYDGFGPRWMELSVPWGTFGIHGTNKPHSIGGYVSEGCIRMHDKQVEELYELVSVGTKVTIDGPLTGHPDVNYRILVCGSRGALVKMVQHHLQAAGYYKGACNGKFNHETEKAVTLYQKDHGLPITAQIHYEDLLYMGIIE; encoded by the coding sequence ATGAAATGGATATTTTCCGTTTTACTTGTTGGAGTAATGCTGAGCTTTTACCCGTCACCCACGTTTGCTGAAAAAGAAATTTACATTAACTTGTGGCACAGAACGCTGGAACTACAGGAAAATGGAAAAACAATAAAAGCTTACCGGATCAATCCTGATATAAAAACCGCAAACACACTAAAATTCCAAGAAAATAAAAATTCAATAAAGCGTTATCGTATCGGCTCTGGCACAAAGGATACACCATCTCCTGTAGGTATTTTTAAAATTATTAATAAAAAAAAGAATTGGTATGATGGCTTCGGCCCTAGGTGGATGGAGCTTAGTGTTCCATGGGGAACTTTTGGCATCCACGGCACCAACAAGCCGCATTCAATTGGTGGATATGTGAGTGAAGGCTGTATTCGCATGCATGATAAACAAGTCGAAGAGCTTTACGAGCTTGTTAGCGTAGGCACAAAGGTTACAATCGATGGCCCTTTAACGGGACACCCGGATGTAAATTATCGCATCCTAGTCTGTGGATCAAGAGGGGCACTTGTGAAGATGGTCCAACACCATCTTCAAGCAGCAGGATATTATAAAGGGGCATGCAATGGTAAATTTAACCATGAGACAGAAAAAGCTGTTACCCTTTACCAAAAAGATCATGGACTTCCTATCACAGCGCAGATTCATTACGAGGACTTGCTTTACATGGGAATAATTGAATAG
- a CDS encoding alpha/beta-type small acid-soluble spore protein — protein sequence MPQQSQNRNTNNLVAPQARQALDMMKYEIASEFGVTLGPDTTSRQNGSVGGEITKRLVQMAEQQLSGKYVQ from the coding sequence ATGCCACAACAAAGTCAAAACCGCAATACGAATAATCTGGTTGCTCCACAAGCACGTCAAGCATTGGATATGATGAAGTATGAAATCGCGTCTGAATTTGGTGTGACGCTCGGCCCGGACACAACATCTCGTCAGAACGGTTCTGTCGGGGGCGAGATCACAAAGCGTCTCGTTCAGATGGCAGAACAGCAGCTCAGCGGAAAATACGTGCAATAA
- a CDS encoding fumarylacetoacetate hydrolase family protein, giving the protein MQVIRKTQTIVRYQNHDGKIYYGIVEDDEILQLSSDFTEIANNQLKYDGVRVKYSDVKILEPVIPSKVVNFGWTYAEHVKEVGGQANLKQPLLFLKPISALIPDQGEIILPPNDLTNQVEMEGELALVIGKRGKNIKEEDALDYVFGCTVFNDVTARDLTQTDPQYTRGKGFDTFGPLGPWIVTGVDPTNLRIVTTLNDKTVQDCNTNQMSFSIPFLISWISQIMTLEPGDILATGSPSGSCPMKSGDVVSVEIENIGKLCNYVK; this is encoded by the coding sequence ATGCAAGTAATACGAAAAACACAAACGATAGTTCGCTATCAGAATCATGATGGTAAAATATACTACGGAATTGTTGAGGATGACGAAATTTTACAATTGTCCAGTGATTTTACTGAAATCGCAAATAATCAACTAAAATATGATGGTGTAAGAGTTAAATATAGCGATGTGAAAATTTTGGAGCCTGTAATCCCCTCCAAAGTGGTTAATTTCGGTTGGACATATGCGGAACACGTAAAAGAAGTTGGAGGACAGGCCAATCTCAAACAACCACTTTTATTTTTAAAACCGATATCTGCCTTGATTCCAGATCAGGGGGAAATTATTCTTCCGCCAAATGATTTAACCAATCAGGTCGAGATGGAGGGCGAATTAGCGCTCGTTATTGGGAAACGCGGCAAAAATATAAAAGAAGAAGATGCATTAGATTATGTTTTTGGCTGTACGGTATTTAATGATGTGACTGCAAGAGACCTTACACAAACAGATCCCCAGTATACACGCGGAAAAGGTTTTGACACGTTTGGTCCTTTGGGTCCATGGATTGTGACAGGTGTAGATCCAACTAATTTACGAATCGTTACAACTTTAAATGACAAGACCGTACAAGATTGTAATACCAATCAGATGTCATTTTCTATTCCTTTCCTTATTAGTTGGATTTCACAGATTATGACACTGGAGCCGGGTGATATTTTGGCTACTGGTTCACCTTCTGGCAGTTGTCCAATGAAGTCAGGCGATGTCGTATCTGTAGAAATAGAGAATATTGGCAAGCTATGTAATTATGTAAAATAA
- a CDS encoding HXXEE domain-containing protein yields MLIFLFPILYFVHDIEEILTVEKFLANHSDMIPFRITTAQFTCAFILLWILTLFGCYQTLHQKRFLGMSAITFFSFLVPGIFLANGIGHLLQFIFFQSYVPGVVTSVLIIYPYSFFTLRYLLRKNLLTLKKFLLFLFLGFILQAPFALLALLIAKVLL; encoded by the coding sequence ATGCTGATTTTTTTGTTTCCGATCCTCTATTTCGTTCATGATATTGAAGAAATTTTGACCGTTGAAAAATTTCTTGCGAATCATTCCGATATGATACCTTTTCGCATTACAACCGCACAATTTACATGTGCCTTTATTCTTTTATGGATTTTAACTTTATTCGGATGCTATCAAACTTTACACCAGAAACGCTTTTTAGGTATGAGTGCTATAACGTTCTTTTCCTTTTTAGTACCTGGTATATTTCTAGCAAATGGCATCGGTCATCTACTGCAATTTATTTTTTTTCAAAGTTATGTTCCGGGCGTTGTTACATCTGTTTTGATTATATATCCGTATTCTTTTTTCACGTTAAGGTATCTGTTACGAAAGAACCTGTTGACACTTAAAAAGTTTCTTTTGTTTTTATTTTTAGGATTCATTTTGCAAGCTCCCTTTGCATTACTAGCGCTTCTCATTGCGAAGGTACTTCTTTAA
- a CDS encoding S-layer homology domain-containing protein yields the protein MLETTNPLSIPVDARWATISRFKIETVSYNKEIRYQTYKYSIDGSQVVTSSEIPPSYALWVTLAHFNNGWASPTHDTSNEQFATYVTNNPVTSPPTGSITINSGAAYTSSSTVTLEVNASDPENDPLNMRFSNDNATWSNWETVSTTKVWPLAAGDGSKTVYMQIQDAGGLVSDTYSDTIILDTVPPTGAVKINNDSSYTSSTSVTLNVTGTDASGVTQMQFSNDNTTWSSWEAFSASKSWTLVAGEGNKTVYMNLRDGAGNVSSFSDTIIVDTTPPDTFITSGPAGITSSTGAIFTFTSNEGSSSFECRLDGGAYTACTSPAILSGLGTGSHTFSVRAKDAAGNVDSTPATYTWTIDTVPPVVTGVSNGQTVNTDLTVTFNEGTATLNGSPFTNGTKISNEGLYTLVVTDAAGNTTTISFTIDKTPPTGSFTINNGAAFTSSESVTLDITESGSTDMRFSNDGSTWTNWETVKSTKGWTLTAGDGSKTVHMQLRDDAGNETSLTNSITLVSPPGAPQVTADDLNNVITGLTTAMEFSVDGGAYVQYTGSNHPDLSGDRTVRVRVAANAVTGAPTGADTIITFTTNPPPTVTQLTLTPSTATVEVGATQQYRAIAEFTDGATTDVTSLSTWSVDKPAIAGVTNGLVNVTSADTVTVTAEYQGNLGTATLIGVETPPPAPTVTSIGVTPDTITLLPGATHQLYVEATMSNGSTKDVTAGSEGTTYLSANTNLVTVSPNGLITVASGAQPGTIEVTIINNGHTKTVAVVITQPSQPLSSNANLRNLTVNQGTINPIFDPGVTEYTLTLPNQSTSIDLLATLDDTNASMTINGQTQNNGVIKSIHVPEGNSVVAVVVTAQDGTKKTYKLTLYRAYASNGGGSSGGGGSSSSTVQLPPVEVKQPEPPKVPPSPIVFNDIEKHWAKEKIQEAVQKGLVSGYPDGSFRPNQPVTRIQWVSLLARALQLQGEEEVTSFHDQEEIPKWAEQSLSLVVKKGLVNGYPDGTFRPNQEITRAEMASVLARALKLEVKNRPSTTFSDNEKIPEWARGFVSALLEKGLIHGRDDNQFVPNDSTTRAEAVVLLLNMLEQK from the coding sequence GTGCTAGAGACGACTAATCCACTGTCCATACCGGTAGATGCACGTTGGGCGACGATTTCCAGATTTAAAATCGAAACAGTATCATACAATAAGGAAATACGTTATCAAACGTACAAGTATAGCATTGATGGCAGTCAGGTAGTTACATCTAGTGAAATCCCACCCTCTTATGCTTTATGGGTAACTCTGGCTCATTTCAATAATGGCTGGGCTAGTCCAACACATGATACATCCAATGAGCAATTTGCTACTTATGTTACGAATAACCCTGTTACTAGTCCCCCGACAGGATCCATTACAATAAACTCTGGGGCAGCCTATACATCATCTTCTACTGTCACACTAGAAGTGAATGCCTCTGATCCAGAAAATGACCCCCTTAACATGAGATTTTCCAATGACAATGCGACGTGGAGTAATTGGGAAACAGTATCCACAACTAAAGTTTGGCCGCTTGCAGCAGGAGACGGTAGTAAAACAGTGTACATGCAAATCCAGGATGCAGGTGGATTAGTATCAGATACGTATTCCGATACAATTATTTTAGATACCGTTCCTCCAACTGGAGCTGTGAAGATTAACAATGATTCTTCTTATACATCTTCTACGAGTGTCACTCTCAATGTAACAGGTACGGATGCTAGTGGAGTGACGCAAATGCAATTCTCCAACGATAATACCACATGGAGTTCTTGGGAGGCATTTAGTGCTTCGAAGTCATGGACTCTTGTCGCTGGAGAAGGGAATAAAACCGTCTATATGAATCTTCGTGATGGGGCAGGAAATGTGTCTTCTTTTAGTGACACGATTATAGTAGATACGACACCACCAGATACCTTTATTACGTCAGGGCCTGCTGGAATTACAAGTAGCACAGGAGCGATATTTACGTTTACCTCAAATGAGGGAAGTAGCTCATTTGAATGCCGCCTAGATGGAGGGGCATATACGGCTTGCACTTCTCCTGCTATTCTCTCGGGTTTAGGTACAGGGAGTCACACTTTCTCTGTACGAGCAAAGGATGCAGCAGGAAATGTAGATTCAACTCCAGCAACGTATACGTGGACAATTGATACAGTACCACCGGTTGTGACAGGAGTGAGTAATGGTCAAACAGTTAATACTGACTTGACCGTTACATTTAACGAAGGAACAGCTACATTAAACGGCTCACCCTTTACAAATGGTACAAAAATAAGTAATGAAGGCTTGTATACTTTGGTTGTCACGGATGCTGCGGGAAATACAACAACCATTTCTTTTACGATAGACAAAACACCGCCAACTGGCTCGTTCACGATTAACAACGGAGCAGCGTTTACATCAAGCGAAAGTGTCACGCTTGATATTACTGAGAGTGGAAGTACCGATATGCGGTTCTCCAATGACGGAAGTACATGGACTAACTGGGAAACGGTGAAATCTACTAAGGGCTGGACTCTTACTGCTGGGGACGGTAGTAAAACCGTTCATATGCAGCTTCGTGATGATGCAGGGAACGAAACTTCCCTTACGAACTCCATTACACTGGTAAGTCCGCCAGGAGCACCACAGGTAACAGCGGATGACCTAAATAATGTAATCACAGGCTTAACAACAGCAATGGAGTTTAGTGTAGACGGGGGCGCGTATGTCCAGTATACCGGAAGTAACCATCCGGATCTAAGTGGAGACCGTACGGTGAGAGTAAGGGTTGCAGCTAATGCGGTAACGGGAGCACCTACCGGAGCAGACACAATTATCACGTTTACAACGAATCCTCCACCTACTGTGACTCAGCTAACTCTCACACCTTCTACGGCAACCGTTGAGGTAGGAGCAACGCAGCAGTATAGAGCAATAGCTGAATTTACTGATGGTGCAACTACAGATGTAACAAGCTTATCAACATGGTCTGTAGATAAACCAGCAATAGCAGGTGTAACGAACGGACTGGTGAACGTTACATCGGCCGATACGGTTACTGTTACGGCTGAGTATCAGGGAAATCTTGGAACTGCTACTCTTATTGGAGTAGAAACACCACCTCCTGCACCAACCGTAACGAGTATTGGGGTGACACCAGATACCATTACCTTGTTGCCGGGAGCCACACATCAGTTATATGTTGAAGCGACAATGTCTAATGGAAGCACAAAAGATGTGACAGCAGGATCGGAAGGAACTACCTATTTATCGGCCAATACGAATCTGGTAACCGTCAGCCCAAATGGATTGATCACGGTTGCATCTGGAGCGCAGCCAGGCACGATAGAAGTAACTATCATAAACAATGGTCATACAAAAACAGTAGCTGTTGTAATCACACAGCCTAGCCAACCACTGTCTTCAAATGCGAATCTGCGTAATCTTACAGTGAATCAAGGAACGATAAATCCGATATTTGATCCAGGGGTAACAGAGTATACACTCACTCTTCCGAATCAAAGTACGTCCATTGACTTGTTGGCGACGTTAGACGATACGAATGCATCCATGACGATAAATGGTCAGACACAAAATAACGGTGTAATCAAATCGATCCATGTTCCTGAAGGGAACAGTGTAGTAGCAGTTGTAGTGACTGCTCAGGATGGTACAAAGAAAACGTATAAGCTTACCTTATACCGTGCGTACGCTTCGAATGGGGGAGGTAGTAGTGGTGGGGGAGGCTCCTCTTCGTCTACTGTACAATTACCTCCTGTGGAAGTGAAGCAACCGGAGCCGCCAAAGGTTCCGCCTTCCCCAATTGTTTTTAACGATATAGAGAAACACTGGGCAAAAGAAAAGATTCAAGAGGCTGTGCAAAAGGGGTTGGTAAGCGGCTATCCGGATGGAAGCTTCCGTCCAAACCAGCCAGTAACACGCATTCAATGGGTATCACTATTGGCACGCGCTCTACAACTACAGGGTGAAGAGGAAGTAACATCATTCCATGATCAGGAGGAAATTCCGAAGTGGGCGGAACAATCCCTTTCTCTTGTGGTGAAAAAAGGGCTTGTAAACGGTTATCCAGATGGTACGTTTCGTCCCAATCAGGAAATTACACGAGCGGAAATGGCTAGTGTTCTTGCACGTGCTCTGAAGTTAGAAGTGAAGAATCGTCCATCGACAACATTTTCAGATAATGAAAAAATTCCAGAATGGGCACGAGGCTTTGTAAGTGCTTTGTTGGAGAAAGGTTTAATCCACGGACGAGACGATAATCAATTTGTCCCCAATGATTCAACTACCCGAGCAGAGGCTGTTGTTCTGCTTCTTAATATGTTAGAACAAAAATAG
- a CDS encoding O-methyltransferase, with product MQKNIEMLLNELESFGIYNDSNTNDSALRMKNITKDTGEFLSILIKSSKATNILEVGTSNGYSTIWLAQNFLDVKGHVTTLEFDDNKAAMALDNFRKAGLESTITLHKGDAGEFIKEQADGTFDFIFLDSDRKQYMNWWEDLNRILKDKSLLVVDNVNSHREEVEEFINVIRSSEAHDSLIVSVGKGQLMIFKK from the coding sequence ATGCAAAAAAATATCGAGATGTTGTTGAATGAGCTAGAATCTTTCGGAATATATAACGATTCCAATACGAATGACAGTGCATTAAGAATGAAAAATATAACCAAAGATACAGGAGAATTCCTGTCTATTTTAATTAAGAGCAGTAAAGCTACTAATATTTTAGAAGTAGGTACTTCTAATGGATACTCAACAATATGGTTAGCTCAGAATTTTTTAGATGTAAAAGGGCATGTAACTACGCTGGAATTTGATGATAATAAGGCAGCAATGGCATTAGATAACTTTAGAAAAGCTGGATTGGAGAGTACGATTACCTTACATAAGGGAGATGCAGGGGAATTTATCAAGGAACAAGCGGATGGGACGTTTGATTTTATTTTTTTGGATTCTGATCGAAAGCAATATATGAATTGGTGGGAAGACTTGAATAGAATTCTTAAAGATAAGTCTTTACTAGTCGTAGATAACGTAAATTCTCATCGGGAAGAGGTTGAGGAATTTATTAACGTTATTAGAAGTTCTGAAGCCCATGATTCTTTGATTGTTTCCGTGGGAAAAGGTCAACTTATGATCTTTAAGAAGTAA
- a CDS encoding alpha/beta fold hydrolase — protein sequence MNKYQSINSDGFKLNYCVKGTGKPILVVGSSVYYPRLFSENLYETFQFIFLDHRGFVKPPRVLESDDYTLDKVLDDIEIVRQTLCLTDFIILGHSGHAFMALEYARKYPEHVQKVILLNSAPTNSQERQRQSFAFFNETASPERKRQFEKDIALLESDIKKDPERRFVHMCIRMGAHSFYDYTFDAAHMWDGVYTNMPVIDYLWGEAFGELNLIQSLNTFDKPVFIGLGKYDYLVAPVSLWDSIDDTYKHVKKVIFEHSGHNPMFEEPQSFDRELIKWICEGK from the coding sequence ATGAACAAATACCAAAGTATAAACAGTGATGGATTTAAACTGAATTATTGTGTAAAAGGAACGGGAAAACCTATATTGGTGGTAGGCAGCAGCGTATATTACCCCCGCCTATTTTCGGAAAACTTATATGAAACATTTCAGTTTATTTTCCTTGATCATCGAGGATTTGTGAAGCCGCCTCGCGTTCTGGAATCAGACGATTATACATTGGATAAAGTGTTAGATGATATAGAAATAGTAAGGCAAACTCTTTGTTTAACAGATTTCATTATATTGGGGCACTCAGGACATGCTTTCATGGCCTTGGAATATGCAAGAAAATATCCTGAACATGTCCAAAAAGTTATCTTGTTAAATTCAGCACCTACAAATAGCCAGGAAAGGCAGCGTCAAAGCTTTGCATTTTTTAATGAGACAGCAAGCCCGGAACGAAAGAGGCAGTTTGAGAAGGACATTGCTTTATTAGAAAGTGATATCAAGAAAGACCCTGAACGACGATTTGTCCATATGTGTATTCGTATGGGAGCGCACAGCTTTTACGACTATACATTTGATGCGGCGCATATGTGGGATGGAGTATACACGAATATGCCAGTCATTGATTACCTGTGGGGAGAGGCGTTCGGAGAGTTAAATCTTATACAGTCACTGAACACTTTCGATAAACCTGTATTTATTGGTTTAGGAAAATATGATTACTTGGTAGCGCCTGTTTCACTTTGGGATTCTATTGATGACACGTATAAGCATGTGAAGAAAGTAATTTTTGAGCATAGTGGGCATAATCCTATGTTTGAAGAGCCTCAATCCTTTGACAGAGAACTAATCAAGTGGATTTGTGAGGGCAAATAG
- a CDS encoding GNAT family N-acetyltransferase, with translation MKIEPLHLGDAFPMQLLLQADPSEEMVKKYIHRGKCFVSKVDDQIVGVYILLPTRLGTAEIVNISVMESFQGKGIGKHLIHHAITYAKSQGYKTIEIGTGNSSIGQLALYQKSGFRITGVDRDFFIRHYNEEIVENGIVCCDMIRLAQEL, from the coding sequence ATGAAAATCGAACCGTTACATTTAGGAGATGCTTTTCCAATGCAGCTGCTGCTTCAAGCTGACCCATCGGAGGAAATGGTTAAAAAGTATATCCATCGGGGAAAATGCTTTGTTTCCAAAGTGGATGACCAAATCGTAGGAGTATACATTCTGCTCCCAACAAGACTAGGAACAGCTGAAATTGTAAATATATCCGTTATGGAAAGCTTTCAAGGAAAAGGAATAGGCAAGCATCTCATACATCACGCTATTACGTATGCTAAGTCACAAGGATACAAAACCATTGAAATCGGAACAGGAAATTCAAGTATAGGGCAGCTAGCTCTTTACCAAAAAAGTGGCTTTCGAATAACTGGGGTCGACAGAGACTTTTTTATCAGGCATTACAATGAAGAAATTGTGGAGAATGGAATTGTGTGCTGTGATATGATACGCCTTGCCCAAGAGCTGTAA
- a CDS encoding YciI family protein translates to MEFFVIYFTQGESWQEGKPIWEQDLDLHKEYWLKYKQEGKVLAGGPFMDHSGGIVILEVKDVEEATNLATNDPAVVEKIFNAKIHPWQPLSKNF, encoded by the coding sequence ATGGAATTTTTTGTGATTTACTTTACGCAAGGGGAAAGTTGGCAAGAAGGGAAGCCGATTTGGGAACAAGATTTAGATCTACATAAAGAATATTGGCTCAAATACAAGCAGGAAGGAAAGGTCTTAGCTGGTGGACCTTTTATGGATCATTCCGGAGGTATCGTCATTTTAGAAGTGAAAGATGTAGAAGAAGCTACAAATTTAGCTACCAACGACCCGGCTGTGGTTGAAAAAATATTTAACGCAAAAATTCATCCGTGGCAACCGCTCTCAAAAAATTTTTAG
- a CDS encoding aspartyl-phosphate phosphatase Spo0E family protein — MNQIEELLAKIEALRKILHSLAAEKGISDPEVLTASQMLDALLNEYEKLIRKKAEKNIDAN, encoded by the coding sequence ATGAACCAGATCGAAGAACTGTTAGCAAAGATAGAAGCGTTAAGAAAAATTCTGCATTCATTGGCAGCGGAAAAGGGAATAAGCGATCCGGAAGTTCTAACAGCAAGCCAGATGCTCGATGCCTTGCTGAACGAATATGAGAAGCTAATTAGGAAAAAAGCTGAGAAAAATATTGATGCTAATTGA